The Plasmodium chabaudi chabaudi strain AS genome assembly, chromosome: 4 nucleotide sequence ACTAGAGAATCTATGATTCATTTTATcaaatgttatatttatcatgtTCAGGATGATGTTATAAAATCGGAATATATGTCTATGAATgacaaattaaaagaaacttttatttttgatgatattatatatattcataataattatttaaataatatttttaaatattcttttattattaatcaaaatattattaactctattttaaaaattatttccattgctcatatttttacaagACATATCCTAAAATTCAgttttaacaaaaatgatCCAGCTAGCGATATTACACGATCTCGACCTGAACGTGTTCAGAATAATTCAATCAATAAAGATTTAtcaaatcaaaaaaattttaatacaaataataaaacagataaaaataactatcaaaaaaaatttataaatgaaCTATTACGAGataaagcatatatatctatgatacataatacaataaaacattatgataaacattttaaaaattttttcctTCTTTTAACggaatatgtaaataataatattgatgaCTATgctcataattttttaatcaaacttgattataatttttattacacaaataaatataagcaATCCTTTCAAGCTAATTCATCTAATTATCATGCACAAAATAATGTAGAATGGACACCTAATCAAAGTCAAGATCACCATcaatcaaaaaattatttatcacAAAATCAAGACCATATCTCTATTAACCCTactaataatgaatatactGGAAAAATCAATTCTTCTGATTATCATTATGGGAATAGTGCCCATTTACATCGGCCCCATAAGGACACAAACATTAACGAACATCCTGAGCATGCTcgaaattataataactacataaataataataacaatgcCTGGCCAGTTATACCAGACATTTCTCCAACCTCAAATCATATGCCCATGCACACatcaaatgataatatgtCCCCTATGATGCATCATTCCGCAAACAACTATAATGAAAaccatttaaaatatgaaattaaCAGAAACAACTTTGCAAATATAAATCGTGATAGCAACAATGCATATAACCAAATACCAAtacaacaaaataattataataaatcaaaattaattgataataatatcttaaatgaaaatagcTATACTACATTATATCCCCAAAATAATCAACAAAATATTCCAATAACCCATgataattatgaacatgcaataaataatgtatcACCTAATAACATTAATTATGCGAAATTGAAAAAGTATACtccatataataataatactaatcaacaaattaataatataaatgtaagTAACATCGATTTGAACAGTATTGATAATAGTATGAACAACAGCAGAATGTTCAACCTTTAGTCaaagtaataaatttgTGTGTGCAtacccattttttttatgaatggTCAGAAAACTAGCCAAATGCTAAAaccatattataaaaaggaaatattttaagaaaaaataataaaaataaaaacactCTTAATAAATACCTATTAACCTATACATAAtcctattatatatgtgtgtatacTTTTAATATCTTTTCGAAATTCATTCATTCGTTcatttcgattttttttttttaaactctAATGTGCATACACGATTATACCATATTCGtgttttgataatttttttcgttaCTTAATTGATTTCTCCATATTTATtcttcaatatttttttttttttttcacatttttgttcataaaaatatatacccattaatttaatataatttaattttcttaTTCAACATCGATTTCCGTCACgcatttaatttattatgcaGTCTCatttatgtgtatattttattactgtcaatttttttaatcaccaaatatacaattttatgaCTTATACCAATATCGCAACTATTCGATGACCTTTCCTAAGTTCTTCGTATTCTTatgtttaatttaaaaaaatacaaaaaaataagcctataatataataccCACAAACTGTCAAataatcgaaaaaaaaaatattataatccCCATATATATAGGGGTGAATTATTAGCAAAAAAACACATActcataataaaatatttatgttttaattttagtgatatttcataaaatggCTTGTAAAGTTGATAAAGCTCCAGAGCATCCTACCCAAAATGAAGTACCCtcacaaaattatatgaacaatttatgttattacaaaaataatgaattaaaaaaaatagactcatcatattttcaagataaatatttaggattattttttggagCCTCATGGTGTAAATATTGTGtatcatttataaataatttgaatttatttaaaacctACTTCCCCTTCTTTgaaatcatatatataccattTGATCAAACATATACagattatattaattttttaaaaaatacaaatttctATAGCTTACCTtttgataattatttatatatagctaataaatttaaagtCAAAAATTTAccatcatttattattatagcacccaataataatatccTTGTTAGGGATGGTGTGCAATTAATTAAAACAGACACCTATCTAAATAATTTCAAAtcattgataaaaaattatacaataCACCCAAAAACATTCAAATCAAATAACCGATTTTTCGACTTATTCTACAATTAATTATGTTACATCATAAACCCCTAGCAAGtcttaacatttttttcatgtataaaaaaaatcagacatggtcataattttttgacaTTTCAACGCAACTAATTGCCTGACTtgtacataataaaaatgctaCAACCATTTTcctactttttttttttttttaaatttgtatagACTTTTtcgattatattttttactttaaaACTACGATTGTGCATTATTTGggttacaaaataaatgcagtttttaaaaaaatacaatgttgaatatgtaaattgtatttaatgaaattaaaattatattatatacatgtgTGTGCAGATAGCCTTTGATAGGACTAGCGAAAATCAAAGGATAAACAGCCAAGTACTTGAATGTATTTcttatgattttttatgtacaataaaaaaaaaaaaaagatttatataattaagaAATGATACAAATTAAATTGAAAATGGGTCAATTGTATCAATATTCTCAATTacactttttaatttttttgaaaattgaGCTAAAGTTGCTCCGTCTATATATCTATGATCTGCTCCATATGTtatgttcatattattGGCAATTTCAAGATCATCCAATGagcttattttattaactccattttttaaagaaatcatattttgaatCTTTGATATACCAATAATACAACCTTGAttatcaaatataatagGTGTAGCAAATGTTCCACCAATAGCTCCATAATTACTTATTGTTATTGTTCCGTTTTCAATTTCATCTTTAGATAATTTCATTTCCATAGCTTTATTACGTAAATTTAGTAACTCTTTTTGTAtatcaattatattttttttttctacattttttatatttggtACTAATAAACCATGAGGTGTGTCCATAgctatacatatattatgattattatatactacATAAGTATTTGTTTTGGCATTAAATTTAGAGTTTAATATTGGAAATTCTTTTAAAGTATttgatattaattttattaatatactagaaattgttatattatttataccaCTATCACTTTCtgctattttatttttaagttcttttcttattttaaCAACTTTTTCAACATTATATACttcatttaaatgaaataaaggAATACTTAAAGAATCGTTCATACTTTTACACATACTAAGTTTAATTCCTTTTACTTGTACTTCTTCCAtaatatccattttttcattcgcacttttatttatttcatcacttttattttccttatAATACAACTCAACATCTTCAATAGTTATATTATCCTTGTTAAAATGCTTTGCAATCGCATTGATATctaatttatattcttgTGCTTTCTTTTTAGTACCTGGGGAGGCCTTAACATTTGTTGAGTTTGCTTTCTTTTCAAAGCTCGCTTCTTCCACTTCATCTACTCCTTCTACTTCTTTCGCTTCGTCAACTTCTTCCCCTTCTTCTTCACCTACATCATCCTGTGTGTCAATCTCACAAAAATAAGAACCTATCTTTATCATGTCCTTATCGTTAGCATACTTTTTTACAAGTATACCACTATATTTACTAGTTATATCTACAGCAGCTTTATCACTTTGTACAGTCAACAAACTTTCCATTTCAGAAACTTCATCTCCTACTTGTTTATTCCATTGTGTAATTTCAACCTCTGATATTCCCTCTCCAATATCAAATAGTTTACACCtaactatttttaaattagcCTTACTAGTGTTTATAAACCTTTGGCTATTTCTcaagtttattttattccttgaatttatttcttttaatatttttttgcaatgttgcatcatcatttttttcctaaACAATTTAAGTCACAATATCGGGAGTCTCACCAAGTACTAATTTACAAGCACactttataattaaataataaatccaaaaaatatttttttttttaaagctatgggtaaaaaaatgttatcaTAAAACGTGTACGCATATATTGTATGAAGGTTTTTCAGATTATTCTCTATATACtaatacaaaaaagaataaatgtaaaactaacttatatatatataatatataatgtagcATTTCCTAAATTCATCTTTATGCCAATAATTATTCACAATTAAAACGAAactatatatgcacatatagctaattatatttttttaaatagccaaaattatttccttttatttatatacaatttatagtaatataaatatgcacataaaAACGTTCCTAAATATTAGTAAACCGTTTTAAAACTAAAAGATTAAATTTGCATATTTcaatttacatataaaaatattttttttgtttcctCCTCCATTTATGAGAACAAAATCTCCACACTCACTACACacatcaaataaaaaaaaaaaaaaaaaaaaaatatataaaattaaaaaatactatCCCTTCTATCATTCTACTTTGcctaatataaattttcccATCGAAAACATTGAACATTTCAAAATAGTCGATAAAATTTCGTTCATTTGTagttttgaaaatatacaaactaGTAAGCCTTTAAAtagttttcattttttaaaataatttaattacaatttattattcatttccTATATCCGATTCACAAATGTTTACCTCTCTAACctaataaataaacttCCAAAGGATACccaaaaatagaaatatgAAAACGAACAGGATAACCATATAACTATTTAACACCTTCCCCAATACGCtgtaaaaaacaaattgcCAAGCACAATGATACATCTCccaaaacaaaaaacaGACGATGGGGTAGACATACAAATAGAACTCGGACCCGATAAAAAACTTAAGATTgttaaaaaagttataataaacaaaaatgaattacCTAATGAAGATAATAAAGTATGTAACATTATAAAAGGGGAGCATAGCATATCTGATAAATCTCATGAATCTGGTATGCAattgtatttaaaatattttaaaacaaattttgaaaagttttcacaaaataattcctatcttatatataataaaaaacaaattaaagaaaaacttaaagaagaaataaataatattatatctttactaaatattaaatatgattatgcatattatattatgaaacattataattttaattccGAATCGTTAATTGAAGACTGGTTTAGTGATTCCACAAAAGTTCGTCGAACCACAAACTTGATGCATCTAACTGAAAATGAGTTATATGAACACGTAGATGCACCACAAGTAGAACCGCAAAATAATGAACCCAATAAAAACTGCGACCCTGACAAATTTGGAAATAATagtgataaaaatacaaagtTTACCTGCCCAATACTACTGAATGAATGCTCTATAGACGATACATATGCATTAGATTGTGGTCATagattttcaaataaatgcTGGatagaatatttaaaaacaggaattaaaaatgatttggATGAACAtgtaatacataaaaaatgcatacatacagaatgtaaatattttgtaaaaaaatctGATTGGAAAGTTTTatgtgataaaaatatgtataaacaatataaacaattgatactaaatgtttatattaaaaaaagttataattTAAGAAATTGTCCAAATGATGCATGTGAATATACAATAGAATCTATGCTATTATTAAAGGattcaaaaaatgtgaataataatagtaaatataaaaatgtaaatataatttgtaaATGTGGTTATAacttttgttttatatgctCAGAACCCTTTCATAGACCAGTTAGATGTTCAATAATTAAAACATGGAATCAATTACAAACAAAAGGGGatcaaaatattcaatGGATTAATGCAAATACAAAGAAATGCCCAAATTGTGATAAACCAATTGAAAAAACATCAGGATGTATGAATATTAAATGTATGTGTGGGTTCAGCTTTTGTTGGCTTTGTCTCAAAGAATGGACTAGCCATAAAGGTGGGTTCTACAACtgcaataaatatttagaaACACCAAACGAAAAGTCCACTAATAAAGAAGAAGTAGAAAAGggtgagaaaaaaaagtcaCACCTAGAAATAAACAAGTACAATCACTATAAAACAAGATTTGATGCACAAGAACatgttgaaaattttacaataaattcgcaactatattttttacataatttctgtaaaattaacaatttagatattaataaattaaaaaaatttgaagaTTCTTTAATTCTAATAATTAAGTATAgacaaatattaaaatggtCTTATGCactttcatatttatctaATTGGGATAActtagataaaaaaaatatgtttgaATATTATCAAGGAGAATTAGAAagaaatttagaaaatctacaacaaaaaatagaaaatattaatctaaccttaattattaataatacaaatcaTAAAAGTTTAcaagaaataaatgaattaacaaaagtaaatgatgtttattttaaaaatatttcaactTTTATTGAAAACAATTTCTCTAACTAGGcattcctttttttgtgtctcttataaattatgtCAACATTTTTCActacataaatattacataattttttctaactttataatttttcattttaaaataatcaacTTTTTTGAGGAATGAAAATagaatataatgatattgCATCTATAACTATGTTCTCTTTTCTGCTCATTGCCCTAAGGTATGACATCAACTCATGGGAATCCGCATCGTCAGACAATTCGATCGTTTCCTTTTCTGCATTCAACCataaaattggaaaatgttaataaacaagtgcattataaaaatatgtacagCATTTTCCATAAAATTACAACTTACTTAATGCGTATAAAGTCAATTTTAAACATCCTGTGTGTTCTGTATTTATTGATGTGTGACAAGGTccttgataattttttttgttatatgtGTTTAGACCGACTTGAGATTTGGTTTCAtcaaaaatcgaaaaactatttattgtatttatatatgaaggTATATTCCATGCTATAAGATGATAAACTATATTTGAATTACTAACACTACttaatgtaataatataagactttgtcatattattattgtctaTCCATTCTATGCTTGGTAACAAATTTTTGCCTCCACATGATTCTCCGTAAAAATCTTTCCCCAGCAATTTGGCCTCATCCGAGGAGCAATTCTCCTGCCCATAGTCTAAAAACGAAAAACGAAGCAGAAAATGATGCGTCAAAACAACGAAGCAACTTTGCAGACAtgtttttccatttttccACCTTTCACCCCACCTGACTGTATTATGTCGATTTTCGCCAAAACGAAAGTGGCGCTAAAGAGGTAGCACAACAAAAAGGCAAACtctaaaaaattcattttgaaaaatatgacaagaaaatataccttatttaaaatgctctatatatttatatgaacataTGTTTACAAtgattgtatatttttataatgatcatacttttttattgaaCTTGTATTATAATCACCTAAGACTTTCACtacattaatataatacaaaCACAAATTAAAccttaaaaaaagttatagcACTTCCTATATCGACCTGTACGTACACCCTCCTATATATGGTCACCCTTCAAATAGAAAacgtaaaaaaataaacttaaCAAACCGATTGCCTAATATTCCCATAACATTcttcaaaataaaacgaTTTgaaatttcatattttttgtctattcaatattaatgaaaaatgacaatataaaattgtaaaaaaaaaaaaatgtcttTACTCAATGGATAAACACATGTACACACATCTCAACTTTTTCAAACAGcttgttcataaaaatggatGTATAatgaaagtaaaaatatgcaaaataaaCCTGtgtaataacaataaacaTAGGCTAATTCAAGTCCAACCATACAATTAAACATTCTACATATTTCACAATGTTGTAATGTTAGAAATGGGCaagcatatttataaaaatgtttaataGTACAATCAATTTTAagtaacatatttttattttgtaaatttgaaaattcaTTTACCTTAACCACAAAAACAATTACAACATTGGTCTTCAGAATGGTcacacttttttttttctgaactgttcatatatttttcattaataaattCAGTGTTAAAATTggaatgaaaattatttttattatatttgtcttgtacatatttattattttcttcatgagcatttttcataattattcgATTGTAacaattttctatattttttatattttcggGTTTAAATGGGGACATAATTTGATGTGctgattttaaaaaatcttTGTTTTGCATTAAATCTGTTGTAAAACTATTtctattttgtaaatttatattagaaTGTACACTTgcatttacaaaattataattataaagttCATGTGTTCTCAATGTATCTGTAGATATCCATTTgttttgtaaatatgtCATAGCAAGTGGATGATTTGGGGTTAAACATGCAATCGGATCTTCCTCTAAATTCTTTTGATagtttatatcattttcattcataaaattattaaaaccttctatattataaacCATACCATCTTCCATAAAAGAAGTACCACTCCCTTCGTTCGTCTTGCAAAACACGGTGCCTCTAATATCCACTTCGTTTACATTCATTTTACTTTCAGACGCGCACACATCTTCCCGTACTTCTTCAACTTCTACCTTTTCACCTTCTTCTTCATTCGCCGCATTCTCTGCATTTTCAGACGTTCCTACATTTTTCTCATCCTCACTTCTGCCCTCTGTTGCTTCAAAAATGTTTTCCTTTCcattttccttttcattttcattccCACTTTCGTCTTcgcttttttttgattcCATTTTATCCACCTCACAACTCACAAAATTGTCCCTTTCAATTTCTCTCTCCTCTGTTTCTTTTCCTTCGCTCGAGTTTTTGGACTCCTCCTTCGTTTCGACAACATTTTCATAGGCCCTAGACTcagctaaaaaaaaaaaaaaaaaaaaaatatataacactTTGATAATGTCACATGTATATACCAAAGGTAGTGatcttaaaaatgtttacaAACATTTAACATCTTTCCATTTTCAACATTTTTGCACTTACTTCTATAATAAGGATATAAATGCCCATACtcctttttcttttgttcAGCTAAATGAGCGTTGACTCTAATCCACATTGCATGAACATCATCTTGTGGTAACTCATTCGGATTAATAGCACATGCTCTCTCCATAAACTTAGTATGTTTAATTTCTATATCACAAGGTACTGGTTTAATTATGtcttgtatttttaaatatggtCTCTCTTTAATACAATCAACTTGATATACATCAGAGatccattttatttttggtaTGATTTTTCTCCTGACTGGTACAGGTACAAATGTATCTCGAAATTTTAGTACAGGCACATCTACATTAACAACTATAGGTTTTGGAACCATATATGGTATTGGAACATCAACAGAAATTGGTACATGCTTTTGTacttctatatttttaacaatcTTTGGTTTAAATACTTGTTCAATTCTAGGAGTCGGTATAATTGAATTaccattttcatttattttaactgTTTCTATATTATCAGCCCTATCGAAATTTGAATTTCTATTCGAATTTATAACCATTCCAGATTCATTCATTGATCTTGTAAAcatatatggatatatttGTTGAACACCTGTACATATATCTTCTTGATTtatcatcatattttttccaataaTTGTACTTACATCATTATCTATAGATACATTTCTAACAAGCCTCGtatcctttttattatattcttctTCATTCTCTACACTCTTCTTCTCAATTTGGGAATTTTCACTTCTTTCTTCTGCCTCCTTATCTGCTATGTTTTCTTCCCCATCCTTTTCATCTTTCTCAGTCTTGTCATCCTTGCTCGCTTTGGGCACGTACCTAAAACgggataaaaaatagagtTATGAATtgtgaaatataaaaatgaaagtaGCAAATCGAACCAGTTACTACATGACAAATTCGCATGcatctattatttttcctttttttcgACATACTTTATCACATATTCCACGGTCTCCACTTCCTGAAACCGCTTAACCTCCTTAACTTCAGGAACCTCAACAAACTTttcaacatattttttttctataattgggcgttttataatattctcTTTAATTTCAACCTTCGgagcatatttatatacatattgtATTCTCGGGACGTCTACAATTTTGTCAATAAATTTTACTTCTGGGACTTCTACAACCTAACACAAGAAAGATCAAAACAAAAAGTTTGGAAAAACTAAGACATTTAAAACTCATGTGTATTGGGAATACTTTCGGCAGATTTACCTTCTCAACAAACTTAGAGTAATATTTTGGAACCTCTCTAATTTTACTTTCATATGTTATTTTTGGCACAATTGTTTCTATTGTTCTAACAAAAGGGACTTCTACAGTTTTTGTTACAATATCAACAGGTTGATAAGCTGTTATAGCCACCTTTGAAAAttaagaagaaaaaaaaaattttttttactctTTCAaatgtatacatatgtagataattattttacatatgAAATGACTTACATATTCTCTTTCTGTGTGCTGACTAATTTCCACAGATTTTGACATATCTGGTTTCCCCTCTATAATGTTTTGTAATTCGTTCGTACTTGTCCTCAtgctttttatttccttcaTACTTGTCATCATgctttttaattctttctTATTTGCCctcatgtttttttcataaataaaatcattttcatcCTGTTTATTATCTTCCTCCGGATCATCATGGCAACAattactatttattttacatgcatcgaacattttaaataaatggaaaacAGTAAAGAAATGCAAAACTCGAGCTTAAATGGGTTAGACTATTTAGCTATGCTCAACAATTTTCACCTGCTCAGTTAGTTGCCTACTTTGAATAAAAGAGACGTTGCTTTAGTGACGACGCAGTTTTAGTGATGACACAGTCTTAATatgcaatttttattttggtattatttataaaatgtatgtaacataaattttagaaaaaaacataactAAAATAATCAGATAAAATGTACACGCAAAATTGTCTTCATTGTTTAATTACCATCGCTTAAAACCATCAAAATTGAGAATCTTTATCTCGAATTATTTTACTATctatttattgtttttttttatttatcttttattatattggaTACTTAAAAACTTAGACAATAAATTACAGTGTGtgcaacatttttttttttaccatTCATATTAAAGATTAATTCTGTTGTAGAATAGGAAATAGGATGACTAATATTTCTATACCCTTTTTAATTCGAACATATATCAAACTAAACTAATGAACATACCAAGTAggcatatttaaaatatttctatatgATCTAgctaattatataaaacccCAATCCGtttttcaataaataaaaattaacaatagATAGGATCATGAAAGTTactgttatatatattatgtcttttattcatattcaATACAATGCATagaatattaatttataagcTATCCCTTTATATGAATGtataccattttttttatgaaatagACAAGTAGGAGGGGAAATAATAACCAACCCAAATGCAATAATGTGCATttttacatacatatatttgatcttaaaattttaaaaaagtataaccACACATTATTCAttactaaaaatatatgaccatataattataaatatctctatatcatattttattaattatccTTTGCCTAAAAggtatacaatttttttcgcTTCAAACGAAATTTCACAcctttataaaaatagaataaattattacaagAATTTTAGACCAATCTAAAagtgtttattttatatatttgcaatttctttttatatcataatttCCAACTCTTTAACTCTTGACACATTACAAATTCAGGggaggaaaaaaaattatacttCCCCCcaaaatgtttatttatttcattaacacattttattcttttttttcgtttttaatcttatcaaaattaatgtttaattttatatgttagtcaattattaaaaaaaaaagaaattacaCATTCATTTAACgatttttgaaatatactAATCAATactaaagaaataaaaatcagTGTGCAACaacatatttaaacaaataataatttccaacccaattaataaaatttacacacatttttaatttaacatattttttattctactactattattatcattattattatatgggTTTATCCTAAAATCCATTTACTTGCTTAAATTCAAATTTGAcactataaat carries:
- a CDS encoding plasmoredoxin, putative: MACKVDKAPEHPTQNEVPSQNYMNNLCYYKNNELKKIDSSYFQDKYLGLFFGASWCKYCVSFINNLNLFKTYFPFFEIIYIPFDQTYTDYINFLKNTNFYSLPFDNYLYIANKFKVKNLPSFIIIAPNNNILVRDGVQLIKTDTYLNNFKSLIKNYTIHPKTFKSNNRFFDLFYN
- a CDS encoding lipoamide acyltransferase component of branched-chain alpha-keto acid dehydrogenase complex, putative produces the protein MMMQHCKKILKEINSRNKINLRNSQRFINTSKANLKIVRCKLFDIGEGISEVEITQWNKQVGDEVSEMESLLTVQSDKAAVDITSKYSGILVKKYANDKDMIKIGSYFCEIDTQDDVGEEEGEEVDEAKEVEGVDEVEEASFEKKANSTNVKASPGTKKKAQEYKLDINAIAKHFNKDNITIEDVELYYKENKSDEINKSANEKMDIMEEVQVKGIKLSMCKSMNDSLSIPLFHLNEVYNVEKVVKIRKELKNKIAESDSGINNITISSILIKLISNTLKEFPILNSKFNAKTNTYVVYNNHNICIAMDTPHGLLVPNIKNVEKKNIIDIQKELLNLRNKAMEMKLSKDEIENGTITISNYGAIGGTFATPIIFDNQGCIIGISKIQNMISLKNGVNKISSLDDLEIANNMNITYGADHRYIDGATLAQFSKKLKSVIENIDTIDPFSI
- a CDS encoding IBR domain protein, putative — its product is MIHLPKQKTDDGVDIQIELGPDKKLKIVKKVIINKNELPNEDNKVCNIIKGEHSISDKSHESGMQLYLKYFKTNFEKFSQNNSYLIYNKKQIKEKLKEEINNIISLLNIKYDYAYYIMKHYNFNSESLIEDWFSDSTKVRRTTNLMHLTENELYEHVDAPQVEPQNNEPNKNCDPDKFGNNSDKNTKFTCPILLNECSIDDTYALDCGHRFSNKCWIEYLKTGIKNDLDEHVIHKKCIHTECKYFVKKSDWKVLCDKNMYKQYKQLILNVYIKKSYNLRNCPNDACEYTIESMLLLKDSKNVNNNSKYKNVNIICKCGYNFCFICSEPFHRPVRCSIIKTWNQLQTKGDQNIQWINANTKKCPNCDKPIEKTSGCMNIKCMCGFSFCWLCLKEWTSHKGGFYNCNKYLETPNEKSTNKEEVEKGEKKKSHLEINKYNHYKTRFDAQEHVENFTINSQLYFLHNFCKINNLDINKLKKFEDSLILIIKYRQILKWSYALSYLSNWDNLDKKNMFEYYQGELERNLENLQQKIENINLTLIINNTNHKSLQEINELTKVNDVYFKNISTFIENNFSN
- a CDS encoding phosphatidylethanolamine-binding protein, putative yields the protein MNFLEFAFLLCYLFSATFVLAKIDIIQSDYGQENCSSDEAKLLGKDFYGESCGGKNLLPSIEWIDNNNMTKSYIITLSSVSNSNIVYHLIAWNIPSYINTINSFSIFDETKSQVGLNTYNKKNYQGPCHTSINTEHTGCLKLTLYALKKETIELSDDADSHELMSYLRAMSRKENIVIDAISLYSIFIPQKS
- a CDS encoding inner membrane complex protein 1a, putative — encoded protein: MFDACKINSNCCHDDPEEDNKQDENDFIYEKNMRANKKELKSMMTSMKEIKSMRTSTNELQNIIEGKPDMSKSVEISQHTEREYVAITAYQPVDIVTKTVEVPFVRTIETIVPKITYESKIREVPKYYSKFVEKVVEVPEVKFIDKIVDVPRIQYVYKYAPKVEIKENIIKRPIIEKKYVEKFVEVPEVKEVKRFQEVETVEYVIKYVPKASKDDKTEKDEKDGEENIADKEAEERSENSQIEKKSVENEEEYNKKDTRLVRNVSIDNDVSTIIGKNMMINQEDICTGVQQIYPYMFTRSMNESGMVINSNRNSNFDRADNIETVKINENGNSIIPTPRIEQVFKPKIVKNIEVQKHVPISVDVPIPYMVPKPIVVNVDVPVLKFRDTFVPVPVRRKIIPKIKWISDVYQVDCIKERPYLKIQDIIKPVPCDIEIKHTKFMERACAINPNELPQDDVHAMWIRVNAHLAEQKKKEYGHLYPYYRTESRAYENVVETKEESKNSSEGKETEEREIERDNFVSCEVDKMESKKSEDESGNENEKENGKENIFEATEGRSEDEKNVGTSENAENAANEEEGEKVEVEEVREDVCASESKMNVNEVDIRGTVFCKTNEGSGTSFMEDGMVYNIEGFNNFMNENDINYQKNLEEDPIACLTPNHPLAMTYLQNKWISTDTLRTHELYNYNFVNASVHSNINLQNRNSFTTDLMQNKDFLKSAHQIMSPFKPENIKNIENCYNRIIMKNAHEENNKYVQDKYNKNNFHSNFNTEFINEKYMNSSEKKKCDHSEDQCCNCFCG